In Ignavibacteriales bacterium, a single window of DNA contains:
- the scpB gene encoding SMC-Scp complex subunit ScpB has translation MEPISENKRQIIEAVIFGSDEPLTIRQIQDIFWQADNNGPRFRVKEEEILNTIRELNAEYVQTNRPFRIIQVAGGFQYATMPEFAEWLGRMIKEKSRRKLTQATIETLSVIAYKQPVTKPEIEAIRGVNADYAIQKLMERGLVTIVGRAATPGRPLLYGTTQDFLKHFGINDLSELPKPREIDEIMAEQGMDMERELLRRMGKTDEEIEERLGTTVVSENGQLEELPPPPEQQAETDSNIQTDVPPQE, from the coding sequence ATGGAACCGATTTCGGAAAATAAGAGGCAAATTATCGAAGCAGTGATTTTTGGATCTGATGAACCGCTCACAATTCGTCAGATTCAGGATATCTTTTGGCAGGCGGATAATAACGGTCCTCGCTTCCGTGTTAAGGAGGAAGAAATATTAAATACGATTCGCGAGTTGAACGCCGAGTATGTTCAAACAAATCGTCCATTCAGAATTATTCAGGTTGCGGGTGGTTTTCAGTATGCGACAATGCCCGAATTCGCCGAGTGGCTCGGCCGAATGATCAAAGAAAAATCGAGACGCAAATTGACCCAGGCGACTATTGAAACACTTTCGGTAATTGCCTATAAACAACCGGTAACGAAACCGGAAATCGAGGCGATACGTGGAGTTAACGCAGACTATGCGATTCAAAAATTGATGGAGCGGGGTTTGGTAACCATTGTTGGAAGAGCGGCAACACCGGGGAGACCACTGCTGTACGGAACAACTCAGGATTTCTTAAAACATTTTGGAATTAATGATTTATCAGAGTTACCCAAACCGCGCGAGATAGATGAGATAATGGCTGAGCAGGGGATGGACATGGAGCGTGAGCTGCTTCGCCGGATGGGAAAAACAGACGAAGAAATTGAGGAGAGGTTAGGCACCACTGTGGTTAGCGAAAACGGTCAACTGGAAGAATTACCACCGCCGCCCGAGCAGCAAGCGGAAACTGATTCGAATATTCAAACAGATGTTCCGCCACAAGAGTAA
- a CDS encoding rRNA pseudouridine synthase: MKTQVDEKIRINKFLANAGVASRRQADILITEGRVKVNRETIFDLGVKIDPQKDKIFVDDKQIVILDEKVYILLNKPKDSIATARDERGRTTVMDYINAKERVFPVGRLDRNTTGVLLFTNDGDFANKLMHPKYEVKKAYKVTIDKPIKLEDVRKLKEGVRLYDGKTKPAEIYIVPREKNKVVGVIIHEGRNRQIHRMFESLGYEVHKLDRIAYGDISYEGLPRGHWRHLTKTEVRKLKNTAGILEG; encoded by the coding sequence ATGAAAACACAGGTTGATGAAAAAATAAGGATAAATAAATTTTTAGCTAACGCAGGGGTCGCTTCACGGCGCCAAGCCGATATCTTGATTACGGAAGGAAGAGTTAAAGTCAATAGAGAAACAATCTTTGATCTCGGAGTAAAAATCGATCCGCAAAAAGATAAAATATTTGTTGACGATAAACAGATAGTGATACTCGATGAGAAGGTTTATATTTTATTGAACAAACCGAAAGATTCTATTGCTACTGCCCGCGATGAAAGAGGAAGAACAACCGTAATGGATTATATTAACGCTAAAGAACGTGTATTTCCGGTAGGGCGATTAGACAGAAACACAACCGGTGTATTGTTGTTTACGAATGATGGTGATTTTGCGAACAAACTCATGCATCCGAAATATGAAGTTAAAAAAGCATATAAAGTTACAATCGATAAACCGATTAAACTGGAAGATGTTAGAAAATTAAAAGAAGGTGTGCGTTTATACGACGGAAAAACAAAACCGGCAGAAATATATATTGTCCCGAGAGAGAAAAATAAAGTTGTCGGTGTTATTATTCATGAAGGAAGGAATCGTCAGATTCATCGGATGTTTGAATCGTTGGGATATGAGGTCCACAAGCTTGACCGTATAGCTTATGGCGATATCTCTTACGAAGGTTTGCCGCGCGGTCATTGGCGTCATTTGACTAAAACAGAAGTCAGAAAATTAAAAAATACTGCAGGAATTTTAGAAGGATAG
- the ffh gene encoding signal recognition particle protein, with protein sequence MFEELTQKLEGVFKKLRGQGRISEANVAESLREVRRVLLDADVNYKVVKQFIDDVQKRSVGQEVLTSITPGQLVVKIIFDELVKLMGTAQTEMRYASMPPTVIMVAGLQGSGKTTFCAKLANHLKSKGRYPMLVAADVYRPAAIDQLEMLGKQIQVPVVAERGRTAVDIAVDSIDKARKAARDVVIIDTAGRMHIDEEMMREVETIKTKISPHEILFVVDSMTGQDAVNTAKAFHDRLNFDGVVLTKLDGDTRGGAAISIRAVVSKPIKFVGVGEKLDALEIFHPDRMATRILGMGDIVSFVEKAQERYDEHKVKKLEEKIRKSQFTFEDFLDQLHEIKKMGSLQQLMSMIPGMNRLPSNVALDDKALVGVEAVIQSMTREERQKPQIINGERRKRIASGSGTSIQEVNKVLKQFSEMQRMMKTFSKGKMPKMLRGMQAPR encoded by the coding sequence GTGTTTGAAGAATTAACACAAAAACTAGAAGGTGTTTTTAAAAAACTCCGCGGGCAGGGGAGAATCAGTGAGGCAAATGTTGCTGAATCTCTTCGTGAAGTTCGTCGTGTTCTGCTTGACGCCGATGTGAACTACAAAGTGGTGAAGCAATTCATCGATGATGTTCAGAAGCGGTCAGTCGGACAAGAAGTATTAACGAGTATAACCCCCGGTCAGCTTGTCGTAAAGATTATTTTCGATGAGCTTGTAAAATTAATGGGAACTGCACAAACAGAGATGCGCTATGCATCGATGCCACCGACAGTAATAATGGTTGCAGGATTGCAGGGATCGGGTAAAACAACTTTTTGTGCCAAGCTGGCAAACCACTTAAAAAGCAAAGGCCGCTATCCGATGCTTGTTGCCGCAGACGTTTACAGACCGGCGGCAATCGACCAACTGGAAATGTTAGGCAAACAGATTCAAGTGCCGGTTGTAGCAGAACGTGGTCGTACTGCTGTTGACATCGCGGTTGATTCGATTGACAAGGCACGAAAAGCCGCACGTGATGTAGTGATTATTGATACTGCCGGGCGCATGCATATCGATGAAGAGATGATGCGCGAGGTTGAAACGATCAAAACAAAAATCTCTCCGCACGAGATTTTGTTCGTGGTCGATTCGATGACAGGTCAGGATGCTGTCAATACCGCTAAGGCATTCCATGACAGGTTGAATTTTGATGGTGTGGTTCTCACAAAACTTGATGGTGATACACGTGGCGGTGCGGCAATATCGATTCGTGCAGTGGTATCCAAACCGATAAAGTTTGTTGGAGTTGGTGAAAAATTAGATGCTCTTGAAATATTTCATCCCGACAGAATGGCGACAAGAATTCTGGGGATGGGAGATATCGTATCGTTCGTAGAGAAAGCTCAGGAAAGATACGATGAGCATAAAGTGAAAAAATTAGAAGAGAAGATCAGGAAATCGCAATTCACATTTGAAGATTTTTTAGATCAGCTTCATGAAATTAAAAAGATGGGATCGTTGCAACAACTGATGAGCATGATACCCGGAATGAACCGATTGCCGTCTAATGTTGCGCTAGATGATAAAGCGCTCGTAGGTGTTGAGGCGGTAATTCAATCGATGACGCGTGAAGAGAGACAGAAGCCCCAGATAATAAACGGCGAACGAAGGAAGCGGATTGCCTCAGGAAGCGGAACGTCGATACAGGAAGTGAACAAAGTACTGAAGCAATTCAGCGAAATGCAGCGCATGATGAAAACATTTTCAAAGGGTAAAATGCCCAAAATGTTACGCGGCATGCAAGCACCGAGATAG
- the rpsP gene encoding 30S ribosomal protein S16: MVKLRLRRIGKKKKPIYKIVAADSRTSRSGRFLEAVGMYNPLLSPIGLEINETRLFTWLKRGAEPTDTVRSLLKRKGLWFKWRLLKKGVDEPTMIAELEKWQVLQGEKLTRETAKKARRKEVLKRKRKPVETPVAAPAPVAETQAS, translated from the coding sequence TTGGTAAAGTTACGATTACGGCGCATAGGAAAGAAAAAGAAGCCGATATATAAGATCGTAGCGGCAGATTCCCGAACATCACGTAGCGGGAGATTTCTTGAGGCAGTTGGTATGTATAATCCGCTCCTCAGTCCGATCGGTTTAGAGATCAACGAAACGCGGCTCTTTACATGGTTAAAGCGCGGCGCTGAACCGACCGATACTGTCCGAAGTTTATTAAAACGAAAAGGTCTCTGGTTCAAGTGGCGATTGCTAAAAAAGGGTGTAGACGAACCGACCATGATCGCCGAATTAGAGAAATGGCAAGTTCTGCAAGGTGAAAAGCTTACGCGTGAAACGGCAAAGAAAGCCCGGCGCAAAGAAGTTCTCAAGAGAAAACGTAAGCCGGTTGAAACACCGGTAGCAGCTCCGGCACCTGTTGCAGAAACCCAGGCGTCTTAA
- a CDS encoding KH domain-containing protein, translated as MKEFVEYIAKQLVDQPDGVVIEEEMKNDKLIIKLKVQQPDIGKVIGKRGRTAFALRTLAAAVGKKYGKKVAVEVVD; from the coding sequence ATGAAAGAATTCGTAGAGTACATTGCAAAACAGTTGGTTGATCAACCTGATGGAGTGGTGATTGAGGAAGAAATGAAGAATGATAAACTCATCATCAAGCTCAAGGTACAACAACCTGATATCGGAAAAGTTATTGGTAAAAGAGGAAGAACAGCTTTTGCCTTGCGGACATTGGCCGCGGCTGTTGGCAAGAAGTACGGAAAAAAAGTCGCCGTTGAAGTTGTCGATTAA
- the rimM gene encoding 16S rRNA processing protein RimM → MSEVKFHSADENADQQLLAVAKITGCFGVKGKLKIQLFSNEHPNLKDIRDVKIGMHDFDAKPVLIEDLEEQHKSVVISISGISDKNTASAFIGQLIFVDEKNICSPKQGKYFVHEVIGCKVYSTRGEMLGVVEDVLKLPAQDIWVINRGQDSFYLPVVKEFIRDVDIDMKKIIIDPIEGLMNE, encoded by the coding sequence TTGAGCGAAGTTAAATTCCATTCTGCCGATGAAAATGCTGATCAGCAGTTATTAGCTGTTGCCAAAATTACCGGTTGCTTCGGGGTAAAAGGTAAATTGAAAATTCAATTATTTTCAAATGAACACCCTAACCTGAAGGACATTCGCGATGTAAAGATCGGTATGCATGATTTTGACGCGAAACCGGTTTTGATTGAAGATCTGGAAGAGCAACATAAATCGGTAGTTATATCGATAAGCGGAATTTCCGATAAGAATACCGCTTCGGCTTTCATCGGGCAGTTGATTTTTGTCGATGAAAAAAATATTTGTTCACCTAAGCAGGGCAAATATTTTGTGCATGAAGTGATCGGATGTAAAGTGTATTCAACGCGTGGTGAAATGTTAGGTGTTGTGGAAGATGTTCTTAAACTTCCCGCTCAGGATATCTGGGTGATAAATCGAGGACAGGATAGTTTTTATCTGCCGGTTGTGAAAGAGTTTATTCGTGATGTGGATATTGATATGAAAAAAATAATTATTGATCCGATTGAAGGATTAATGAATGAATGA
- the trmD gene encoding tRNA (guanosine(37)-N1)-methyltransferase TrmD, whose amino-acid sequence MCIDIVTGLPKLLRSPLGESIIRQAKKKKLVTIRVHDLRKYTHDKHRTIDGTPYGGGAGMILKPEPIFECIESLQSKRSYDEVIYLSADGEKFNQSLANNLSMKKNLLFLCGHYKGIDHRVRQKLITKEISIGDYVLTGGELAAAVVVDALVRLIPGVLGDGESMLTDSFQDGLFDCPHYTKPAVYRDLRVPDVLLSGDHKAIANWRKEQRVSRTNERKKV is encoded by the coding sequence ATCTGCATCGATATCGTTACCGGTTTACCGAAGTTATTGAGAAGTCCGCTTGGCGAAAGTATAATACGGCAAGCGAAAAAGAAAAAATTAGTCACAATCCGCGTGCACGACCTGAGAAAGTATACGCACGACAAACATAGGACAATCGACGGTACACCCTATGGCGGCGGAGCCGGAATGATATTAAAACCGGAACCGATATTTGAATGTATCGAATCGCTTCAGTCTAAACGCAGCTACGATGAAGTGATCTATTTATCGGCAGATGGCGAGAAATTTAACCAATCGCTTGCAAATAATTTGTCGATGAAGAAAAATTTGCTGTTTTTATGCGGACACTATAAAGGAATCGACCACCGGGTTCGCCAGAAATTGATCACTAAAGAAATATCAATAGGTGATTATGTGCTCACCGGCGGTGAGCTTGCCGCAGCGGTTGTTGTAGATGCTTTAGTACGTTTGATTCCCGGTGTTTTAGGCGATGGAGAATCGATGTTAACCGATTCATTTCAGGATGGATTGTTCGATTGTCCGCATTACACAAAACCGGCTGTTTACCGCGATTTGCGTGTACCCGATGTTTTACTTTCGGGTGATCACAAAGCGATTGCGAACTGGCGAAAAGAACAACGCGTAAGCCGGACAAATGAGAGAAAAAAAGTTTAA
- the rplS gene encoding 50S ribosomal protein L19 produces MDKLKLVEATQMKSDLPQFKAGDTINVHVRVIEGDKERIQQFQGVVIGRHGSGLRATFTVRKISNGVGVERIFPLHSPRISKIDLMKEGRVRRAKMYYLRTLAAKQIRLKTSAD; encoded by the coding sequence ATGGACAAACTTAAATTAGTAGAAGCTACTCAAATGAAATCGGATCTCCCCCAATTTAAGGCGGGTGATACGATTAACGTTCATGTGCGTGTTATCGAAGGAGATAAAGAACGCATCCAGCAGTTTCAGGGTGTAGTTATCGGACGGCACGGCTCCGGTTTGCGTGCAACATTTACAGTTCGAAAGATTTCAAATGGTGTTGGTGTGGAAAGAATATTCCCGCTTCATTCCCCGCGAATATCAAAAATCGATCTGATGAAAGAAGGCAGAGTGAGACGTGCTAAGATGTATTACCTGCGCACTCTCGCGGCTAAACAAATCCGCTTGAAAACATCAGCAGATTAA